Proteins from a single region of Pseudomonas sp. 10S4:
- a CDS encoding sensor histidine kinase KdpD, with translation MSDSGRADALLADLPRDGRGRLKVFLGAAPGVGKTYAMLEAAHTQLRQGVKIIAGVVETHGRAETEALLGGLPQQPLVRSEYRGVMLEEMDLDGLLKAKPKLVLVDELAHSNAPGSRHAKRWQDIQELLAAGIDVYTTVNVQHLESLNDQVRGITGVQVRETLPDWVLQEAYELLLIDLPPRELLERLRDGKVYVPEQARAAIDAFFTQTNLTALREMAMQTAAAQVDDDLAQGYRQLGQAAPAVRGRLLVGVDGDAQAERLVRHASRVAQRRHLPWSLVHVDNGSVRDEQSRLRLQSAQQLAERLGGEVVLLRAGEVAKTLIQHAAERRASLVLVGQSRQRLRRRVFGGGLASRLLRDARGLEINVLDSDHEVPATRQRSAHSLVWFDYALALVATVLASALAWAVASVLPLPNISLVFLAAVLLVAVRSSLGPALACAALSFLTYDFLFIPPNFSFAIQREEDVLTLLFFLLMAALTGNLAARQRRQLEALRDTQEETTELLDLSRKLTAATDRQAVVSAAAQHLNGWSDLQLCLLNRDGQGGWKVETGGPLEFSEAERAAADWAWQHDQPAGAGTGTLPFGRWWWWPLSVEDGPLALLGVCAKEGQTLSGQRRRLLTALSQPLAQALARAQLAEDLEAARLHGETEQLRSALLASVSHDLRTPLTSMRGSIDSLLALGEAIPLEDRRELLEGTRDEAERLDRYIQNLLDMTRLGHGALKLARDWVSPADIVGSSLNRLRAVLAPLQVSTEVPAELPLLYVHAALIEQALVNVIENAARFSPVHGRLQVRAGADDSELFFSVSDEGPGIPEDERAKIFDMFYTAARGDRGGQGTGLGLAICQGMVGAHGGRISVADGIEGRGTCITLHLPLQAQPGYESEA, from the coding sequence ATGAGTGACTCCGGCCGCGCCGATGCGTTGTTAGCAGATCTGCCTCGGGATGGCCGTGGCCGGCTCAAGGTGTTCCTCGGTGCCGCACCGGGCGTCGGCAAGACCTACGCCATGCTCGAAGCGGCCCACACCCAACTGCGCCAAGGCGTGAAAATCATCGCTGGCGTGGTCGAAACCCATGGCCGCGCCGAAACCGAAGCGCTGCTCGGTGGCTTGCCGCAACAACCGCTGGTGCGCTCGGAATACCGTGGCGTGATGCTTGAAGAGATGGACCTCGACGGCCTGCTCAAAGCCAAGCCGAAACTGGTGCTGGTCGATGAGCTGGCCCACAGCAACGCCCCCGGCAGTCGTCACGCCAAGCGCTGGCAAGATATCCAGGAACTGCTGGCCGCCGGCATCGACGTGTACACCACGGTCAACGTCCAGCACCTGGAAAGTCTCAACGATCAGGTGCGCGGCATCACTGGCGTCCAGGTCCGCGAAACCCTGCCGGACTGGGTCCTGCAAGAAGCCTACGAACTGCTCTTGATCGACCTGCCGCCCCGGGAATTGCTGGAGCGTCTGCGCGATGGCAAGGTCTACGTGCCGGAGCAGGCGCGGGCGGCCATCGATGCGTTCTTCACGCAAACCAACCTCACCGCCCTGCGTGAAATGGCCATGCAAACCGCTGCGGCTCAGGTCGATGATGATCTGGCCCAGGGTTATCGCCAGCTCGGCCAGGCGGCACCTGCGGTGCGCGGTCGCTTGTTGGTCGGGGTCGATGGCGATGCTCAGGCCGAACGTCTGGTGCGTCACGCCAGCCGCGTCGCCCAGCGTCGGCATTTGCCGTGGAGCCTGGTGCATGTGGACAACGGCAGCGTGCGCGACGAGCAATCGCGCCTGCGCCTGCAAAGCGCCCAGCAACTGGCCGAGCGCCTCGGCGGCGAAGTGGTGTTGCTGCGGGCCGGCGAGGTGGCGAAAACCCTGATCCAGCACGCCGCCGAACGTCGCGCGAGCCTGGTGTTGGTCGGTCAGTCGCGCCAGCGTTTGCGTCGAAGGGTGTTCGGCGGCGGTCTGGCGTCACGCTTGTTGCGCGATGCCCGTGGGCTGGAAATCAACGTCCTCGACAGCGACCATGAAGTGCCCGCAACCCGTCAGCGTTCGGCGCATTCATTGGTCTGGTTCGACTACGCGCTGGCCTTGGTGGCAACCGTTTTGGCCAGTGCTTTGGCCTGGGCAGTGGCAAGTGTTTTGCCGCTGCCGAATATCTCCCTGGTGTTCCTTGCCGCCGTGTTGCTGGTGGCGGTGCGCAGCAGCCTTGGCCCGGCGCTGGCCTGTGCGGCGTTGTCGTTTCTGACCTACGACTTTTTGTTCATACCGCCAAACTTCTCGTTCGCCATCCAGCGCGAAGAAGACGTCCTGACGTTGCTGTTTTTCCTGCTGATGGCGGCGCTCACCGGCAACCTCGCCGCGCGGCAACGTCGACAACTGGAGGCTTTGCGCGACACACAGGAAGAAACCACCGAACTGCTCGACCTGTCGCGCAAACTCACCGCCGCCACCGACCGCCAGGCCGTGGTCAGTGCCGCCGCCCAGCATTTGAATGGTTGGAGCGATCTGCAACTGTGCCTGCTCAACCGCGACGGGCAGGGTGGCTGGAAAGTCGAAACCGGCGGTCCGCTGGAGTTCTCCGAGGCCGAACGTGCCGCTGCCGATTGGGCCTGGCAACACGATCAGCCGGCGGGCGCCGGCACCGGCACGCTGCCGTTCGGGCGTTGGTGGTGGTGGCCGTTGTCGGTCGAAGATGGGCCGCTGGCGTTGCTCGGTGTCTGCGCCAAAGAAGGCCAGACCTTGAGCGGCCAGCGCCGGCGTTTGCTGACTGCGCTGAGCCAGCCATTGGCCCAGGCCCTGGCCCGTGCACAATTGGCCGAAGACCTCGAAGCAGCGCGGCTGCACGGTGAAACCGAGCAACTGCGCAGTGCCTTGCTGGCCTCGGTGTCCCACGATTTGCGCACGCCGCTGACTTCCATGCGTGGCAGCATCGACAGCCTGCTGGCCCTCGGCGAAGCGATCCCGCTGGAGGATCGCCGCGAGCTGCTCGAAGGCACCCGCGATGAAGCGGAGCGTCTCGACCGCTACATCCAAAACCTGCTGGACATGACCCGCCTCGGTCACGGCGCGCTGAAACTGGCCCGGGACTGGGTGTCGCCCGCCGATATCGTCGGCAGTTCGCTCAATCGCCTGCGCGCGGTGTTGGCGCCGTTGCAGGTCAGCACCGAAGTGCCGGCCGAGCTGCCGCTGCTGTACGTGCATGCGGCATTGATCGAACAGGCGCTGGTCAACGTGATCGAAAACGCCGCGCGGTTTTCACCGGTTCACGGACGCCTGCAAGTGCGCGCCGGGGCCGATGACAGCGAGCTGTTTTTTTCCGTCAGCGATGAAGGCCCGGGGATTCCGGAGGACGAGCGAGCGAAGATTTTCGACATGTTCTACACCGCCGCGCGTGGTGATCGTGGCGGGCAGGGCACGGGGTTGGGGCTGGCGATTTGTCAGGGCATGGTCGGCGCCCATGGTGGGCGGATCAGCGTTGCCGATGGCATTGAAGGGCGTGGCACCTGCATCACCTTGCACCTGCCGTTGCAGGCGCAACCGGGCTACGAAAGTGAAGCCTGA
- the kdpC gene encoding potassium-transporting ATPase subunit KdpC gives MSTMIRPALSLLVLMTLITGVAYPLVVTGVAQVAFPDQANGSLVRDADGKVRGSSLIAQVFVGDAWFHPRPSAGAFATVSSSASNLSPSNPALATRVIDDANKLIVPGQGPVPLAMLTTSGSGLDPHLPPAAIAYQLARVAAARNLPVATVEQLMNANIERPLVGPPVVNVLALNIALEKL, from the coding sequence ATGTCCACAATGATACGTCCGGCCCTGAGCCTGCTGGTCCTGATGACGCTGATCACTGGCGTCGCTTACCCCTTGGTGGTCACCGGCGTGGCTCAGGTCGCCTTCCCGGACCAGGCCAATGGCAGCCTGGTGCGTGACGCCGACGGCAAGGTCCGTGGCTCGTCGCTGATTGCCCAGGTTTTCGTCGGCGACGCCTGGTTCCATCCACGGCCATCGGCAGGTGCGTTTGCCACCGTGTCGAGCAGCGCCAGCAACCTCTCGCCGAGCAACCCGGCGCTGGCCACTCGAGTGATCGACGATGCCAACAAACTGATCGTGCCAGGCCAGGGCCCGGTGCCGTTGGCGATGCTGACCACCTCCGGCAGCGGCCTCGATCCACACTTGCCACCGGCAGCGATTGCCTATCAACTGGCGCGTGTTGCAGCTGCGCGTAACCTGCCGGTGGCGACGGTTGAACAACTGATGAATGCAAACATCGAGCGACCATTGGTGGGGCCACCGGTGGTTAATGTGTTGGCGTTGAACATCGCGCTGGAAAAACTGTAA
- the kdpA gene encoding potassium-transporting ATPase subunit KdpA translates to MHSYDYWLILAFFALVLIPAPFLGRFYYKVMEGQRTWLSPILGPVERGCYRVAGVDPQAEQSWQKYTLALLAFNLAGFLLLFAILLFQDHLPLNPQNLPGQEWTLAFNTAISFMTNTNWQSYSGEASLSYLSQMAGLTVQNFVSAATGLAVLVALCRGIGRKSTKTLGNFWVDMTRATLYGLLPICLLLALYLVWQGVPQTFAHYVNAVTMQGVDQVIPLGPAASQIAIKQLGTNGGGFFGVNSAHPFENPTAWSNLFEMGSIILIPVALVFTFGHYVKDLRQSRAIIACMLALFLIGGATSMWAEYQPNPALANAAVEQTAPLEGKEARFGTTATVLWSVTTTAASNGSVNGMHDSLNPLSGMVALVNMMVGEVIFGGVGAGLYGMLLNVLIAVFLAGLMIGRTPEYLGKKLQAKEVQLLVVTLLVMPVGVLVLGAIAASLPGPAGAISNPGPHGFSQLLYAYTSASANNGSAFGGLSANTPFHNLMLGLGMLIGRFGYILPVLALAGSLAMKKTAPIGQNSFPTHGPLFVTLLTVTILLVGGLTFLPTLALGPIAEHLSMGF, encoded by the coding sequence ATGCACAGTTATGACTATTGGCTGATCCTGGCCTTCTTCGCCCTGGTGCTGATTCCGGCACCGTTTCTGGGGCGTTTTTACTACAAGGTGATGGAGGGGCAGCGCACTTGGCTGTCACCGATCCTTGGCCCGGTGGAGCGCGGCTGTTATCGCGTAGCCGGGGTAGACCCGCAGGCAGAACAGAGCTGGCAGAAATACACCCTGGCCTTGCTCGCCTTCAACCTTGCGGGCTTCTTGCTGTTGTTCGCGATCCTGTTGTTCCAGGACCACTTGCCGCTCAACCCGCAAAACCTGCCGGGTCAAGAGTGGACGCTGGCGTTCAACACCGCCATCAGCTTCATGACCAACACCAACTGGCAGTCCTACAGCGGTGAAGCGTCCTTGAGCTACCTGAGTCAGATGGCCGGCCTCACCGTGCAGAACTTCGTCAGCGCCGCCACCGGCCTCGCCGTGCTGGTTGCCCTGTGCCGCGGTATCGGTCGCAAGTCCACCAAGACCTTGGGTAACTTCTGGGTCGACATGACCCGTGCCACCCTCTACGGCCTGCTGCCAATCTGCTTGCTGCTGGCGCTGTATCTGGTCTGGCAGGGCGTGCCACAAACCTTCGCGCACTACGTGAATGCCGTGACCATGCAAGGCGTCGATCAAGTGATCCCGCTTGGCCCGGCCGCCAGCCAGATTGCGATCAAGCAACTGGGCACCAACGGTGGTGGCTTCTTCGGCGTGAACTCGGCGCATCCGTTCGAAAACCCGACCGCGTGGAGCAACCTGTTTGAAATGGGTTCGATCATCCTGATCCCGGTCGCCCTGGTGTTCACCTTCGGTCATTACGTGAAAGACCTGCGTCAGAGCCGCGCGATCATCGCCTGCATGCTGGCGCTGTTCCTGATCGGCGGCGCGACGTCGATGTGGGCTGAATACCAACCCAACCCTGCGCTGGCCAACGCTGCCGTCGAACAGACCGCACCGCTGGAAGGCAAGGAAGCGCGCTTCGGTACCACCGCCACCGTGCTCTGGTCGGTGACTACCACCGCGGCGTCCAACGGTTCGGTCAACGGCATGCATGACAGCCTTAACCCGCTGAGCGGCATGGTCGCACTGGTCAACATGATGGTCGGCGAAGTGATCTTCGGCGGCGTCGGTGCCGGGCTCTACGGCATGTTGCTGAACGTGTTGATCGCGGTGTTCCTCGCCGGCCTGATGATCGGCCGCACACCGGAATACCTCGGCAAGAAACTTCAAGCCAAGGAAGTGCAATTGTTGGTCGTGACCTTGCTGGTGATGCCGGTCGGCGTGCTGGTGCTGGGTGCAATCGCCGCCAGCCTGCCGGGACCTGCCGGTGCCATCAGTAACCCTGGCCCGCATGGTTTCAGTCAGTTGCTGTACGCCTACACCTCGGCCAGTGCCAACAACGGTTCGGCATTCGGCGGTCTGAGTGCCAACACCCCGTTCCACAACCTGATGCTCGGTCTTGGCATGTTGATCGGTCGCTTCGGTTACATCCTCCCGGTTCTGGCATTGGCCGGCAGCCTGGCGATGAAGAAAACCGCACCGATTGGCCAGAACAGCTTCCCGACGCATGGCCCGTTGTTCGTGACCTTGTTGACTGTGACCATTTTGCTCGTGGGTGGCCTGACCTTCTTGCCGACGTTGGCGCTGGGTCCGATTGCCGAACACTTGAGCATGGGCTTCTAA
- the kdpF gene encoding K(+)-transporting ATPase subunit F, whose product MSVLDGVSLLLAVGLFIYLLVALLRADRN is encoded by the coding sequence ATGAGCGTTCTGGACGGGGTGTCACTGCTACTGGCAGTGGGGCTGTTCATTTATCTGTTGGTTGCGCTGTTGCGCGCGGATCGGAACTAG
- the eat gene encoding ethanolamine permease produces MNTQLKPTLGTLHLWGIAVGLVISGEYFGWSYGWGVAGTLGFLVTSFMVATMYTCFIFSFTELTTAIPHAGGPFAYSRRAFGEKGGLIAGMATLIEFVFAPPAIALAIGAYLNVQFPALDPKHAAVGAYIVFMGLNILGVKLAATFELVVCVLAVAELLVFMGVVAPAFSFSNFALNGWAGSDVFSMPAIAGMFAAIPFAIWFFLAIEGAAMAAEEAKDPKRTIPKAYISGILTLVLLAMGVMFFAGGVGDWRTLSNINDPLPQAMKAVVGESSGWLHMLVWIGLFGLVASFHGIILGYSRQFFALARAGYLPKSLAKLSRFQTPHRAIIAGGLIGIAAIYSDGLINLGGMTLTAAMITIAVFGAIVMYIMSMLSLFKLRKTEPNLERTFRAPCYPLVPMIALVLAVVCLVAMAWFNALIGVIFLGFMAVGFVYFMLTAQLRADAPADAMLTGL; encoded by the coding sequence ATGAACACACAACTCAAACCCACGCTGGGCACGCTGCACTTGTGGGGCATCGCCGTCGGGCTGGTGATTTCCGGTGAGTACTTTGGCTGGAGTTACGGCTGGGGCGTGGCCGGGACATTGGGCTTTCTGGTGACTTCCTTTATGGTCGCCACCATGTACACCTGCTTCATCTTCAGCTTCACCGAACTGACCACGGCGATTCCCCATGCCGGCGGTCCCTTTGCCTACAGCCGCCGCGCCTTTGGCGAGAAAGGCGGATTGATCGCCGGGATGGCGACACTGATCGAATTTGTCTTCGCCCCGCCCGCGATCGCCTTGGCGATTGGCGCGTACCTGAATGTGCAGTTTCCAGCGCTTGATCCGAAACACGCAGCCGTCGGCGCCTACATCGTGTTTATGGGCCTGAACATCCTCGGAGTGAAACTGGCGGCGACGTTCGAATTGGTGGTCTGCGTATTGGCCGTGGCCGAACTGCTGGTGTTTATGGGCGTGGTCGCCCCGGCGTTCAGCTTCAGCAACTTTGCCCTTAACGGCTGGGCCGGTTCCGATGTGTTCAGCATGCCGGCGATTGCCGGGATGTTTGCGGCGATCCCGTTTGCGATCTGGTTTTTCCTGGCCATCGAAGGCGCGGCAATGGCGGCCGAAGAAGCCAAGGACCCGAAACGCACGATTCCGAAAGCCTACATCAGCGGTATCCTGACCCTGGTGCTGCTGGCCATGGGCGTGATGTTCTTTGCCGGTGGCGTCGGTGACTGGCGCACCCTGTCGAACATCAACGACCCGCTGCCGCAAGCGATGAAAGCGGTGGTTGGCGAAAGCTCCGGCTGGTTGCACATGCTGGTGTGGATTGGTCTGTTCGGTTTGGTGGCGAGTTTCCACGGGATCATTCTTGGCTACTCGCGGCAGTTCTTTGCCCTTGCTCGGGCCGGTTACTTGCCGAAATCCCTGGCCAAGCTGTCACGCTTCCAAACCCCGCACCGGGCGATTATTGCCGGCGGCCTGATCGGCATCGCAGCGATTTACAGCGACGGCTTGATCAACCTCGGCGGCATGACGCTGACGGCGGCGATGATCACCATCGCGGTGTTCGGCGCGATTGTGATGTACATCATGAGCATGCTCAGCCTGTTCAAACTGCGTAAAACCGAGCCGAACCTGGAACGGACTTTCCGCGCGCCGTGCTATCCGCTGGTGCCGATGATTGCGCTGGTGCTGGCGGTGGTGTGCCTGGTGGCGATGGCCTGGTTCAACGCATTGATCGGGGTGATCTTCCTCGGCTTCATGGCGGTGGGATTCGTGTACTTCATGCTCACCGCACAATTGCGTGCCGATGCGCCAGCAGATGCGATGCTGACCGGGCTCTGA
- a CDS encoding DUF2897 family protein, giving the protein MPWYAWLILVVAIGSIVGGLMMLRDTATKVDMTEEQRKRVAERNAEMDAKEAQDR; this is encoded by the coding sequence ATGCCCTGGTATGCCTGGTTGATTCTGGTCGTTGCAATCGGCTCGATCGTTGGTGGTTTGATGATGTTGCGCGACACCGCCACCAAGGTCGATATGACCGAAGAGCAACGTAAACGCGTCGCCGAACGCAATGCGGAAATGGATGCCAAGGAAGCGCAGGACCGCTAA
- a CDS encoding urea carboxylase-associated family protein → MYKDYPAAYQVSKGSALQVDKAFYERVRDAKDGRTLIEQFEVPIRTGRAWHVPAGHVFRVTTPVGPQVGDFNVWNAHDPRERLWAARTRQLQGAHVSTHDRLWSNLPFLRPLVTITDDSLAGYGIDEHGGRLHDLLGTRCDPYVNKMLTGEDFHHHCHSNLTRAVLPHGLTEFDVHDVLNIFQCTGLNHDDMYFMKACPAQKGDYLEFFAEIDLLCALSTCPGGDLSLAMWGPDAQDPLSVCRPLGVEIYRLEDSLLEGWSQPERAAYKGLHGLHIAKADWEK, encoded by the coding sequence ATGTACAAAGACTATCCGGCGGCCTATCAAGTCAGCAAAGGCTCGGCCTTGCAGGTTGACAAGGCGTTCTATGAACGGGTCCGCGATGCGAAGGACGGGCGCACGCTGATCGAGCAATTCGAAGTGCCGATCCGCACCGGGCGCGCCTGGCATGTGCCGGCCGGGCATGTGTTTCGGGTGACCACGCCGGTCGGCCCGCAGGTCGGGGATTTCAACGTCTGGAATGCCCATGACCCACGGGAACGTCTGTGGGCCGCGCGCACCCGCCAGTTGCAGGGCGCCCACGTCAGCACCCATGACCGGCTCTGGTCGAACCTGCCGTTTTTGCGTCCGCTGGTGACCATCACCGATGACAGCCTGGCCGGTTACGGCATCGACGAGCACGGTGGCCGGCTGCACGATTTGCTGGGCACGCGCTGCGATCCGTATGTGAACAAAATGCTCACCGGCGAAGACTTCCATCATCACTGCCATTCGAACCTGACCCGCGCCGTGTTGCCCCATGGCCTGACCGAGTTCGACGTGCATGACGTGCTGAATATCTTCCAGTGCACCGGCCTTAACCACGACGACATGTATTTCATGAAGGCCTGCCCGGCGCAGAAGGGCGACTACCTGGAGTTCTTTGCCGAAATCGATTTGTTGTGCGCGCTGTCGACCTGCCCGGGTGGCGACCTGTCTCTGGCCATGTGGGGGCCGGATGCGCAGGATCCGCTGAGCGTGTGTCGCCCGTTGGGGGTGGAGATTTATCGGTTGGAGGATTCGTTGCTCGAAGGCTGGAGCCAGCCTGAACGTGCTGCATATAAAGGGCTGCATGGCTTGCATATCGCCAAGGCCGATTGGGAAAAGTAG
- a CDS encoding GntR family transcriptional regulator, with translation MNSGLSLADHITRELRADIIGGRLLPGMALVENDLVSAYNASRNTIREALHRLGQEGLTRYVRNKGVMVRRVGVEDVRDLFNVRRTLELQAISASQPLREYQSDRMLEALEATELARDREDWRAVGTHSLAFHQHIVGLLRSPLFDEFFTNVVAQLRLVFCSAPDESRFQAPWLARDRLIHDLLADGNKALALDEMSLYLDDSEQLLLQMLTPVSHH, from the coding sequence ATGAACAGCGGACTGTCCCTGGCTGACCACATCACCCGGGAGTTGCGCGCCGACATCATTGGCGGTCGCTTGCTGCCGGGCATGGCGCTAGTGGAAAACGATCTGGTGTCGGCCTACAACGCATCGCGCAATACCATTCGCGAAGCGCTGCACCGTCTGGGGCAGGAAGGGCTGACGCGCTATGTGCGCAACAAAGGCGTGATGGTGCGCAGGGTCGGTGTCGAAGACGTGCGGGATCTGTTTAACGTGCGCCGTACCCTGGAATTGCAAGCCATCAGCGCCAGCCAACCGCTGCGTGAGTACCAGTCGGACCGGATGCTCGAAGCCCTGGAGGCCACCGAACTGGCTCGGGATCGTGAAGACTGGCGCGCGGTCGGCACCCATAGCCTGGCCTTTCATCAACACATCGTCGGGTTGTTGCGTAGCCCCTTGTTCGACGAGTTCTTCACCAACGTCGTCGCCCAACTGCGCCTGGTGTTTTGCAGCGCCCCCGATGAATCGCGTTTTCAAGCGCCGTGGCTGGCCCGCGACCGTTTGATCCACGACTTGCTGGCAGACGGTAACAAAGCGCTGGCTCTGGATGAAATGAGCCTGTATCTCGACGATTCCGAGCAACTGCTGTTGCAGATGCTGACCCCTGTTTCCCATCACTGA
- a CDS encoding TetR/AcrR family transcriptional regulator, with translation MRYSQDHKAQTHQRIIKEASARFRRDGIGATGLQPLMKALGLTHGGFYSHFKSKDELVEKALVAAGEEVEGLCAELFASEHPLDAFIDTYLSEWHQTSPHEGCPLPTMSSELGLRGQPSPTSDTVLNARLEQVQGTLEGEDAAERSIVIMSTLIGALLLSRSVENTELAQRILDVTRDHLKQSKD, from the coding sequence ATGCGTTACTCGCAGGACCATAAAGCCCAGACCCACCAACGCATCATCAAGGAAGCATCAGCACGCTTTCGCCGCGACGGTATCGGTGCGACTGGCTTGCAACCGCTGATGAAAGCGCTGGGCCTTACCCATGGCGGCTTTTACTCACACTTCAAATCCAAGGATGAACTGGTTGAAAAGGCCTTGGTGGCCGCTGGCGAAGAAGTCGAGGGATTGTGCGCCGAGCTGTTCGCGTCGGAGCATCCGCTGGACGCGTTCATCGACACCTATTTGTCCGAATGGCACCAGACATCGCCCCATGAAGGGTGCCCGCTGCCAACCATGTCGTCGGAGCTCGGGCTGCGCGGGCAGCCGAGCCCGACCAGCGATACGGTGCTCAATGCACGACTCGAACAGGTGCAAGGCACCCTTGAAGGCGAAGATGCCGCCGAGCGCAGCATCGTTATCATGTCGACCCTGATTGGCGCACTGCTGCTCTCTCGCAGTGTCGAGAACACCGAGCTGGCTCAGCGGATTCTCGACGTCACTCGCGATCACCTCAAGCAGTCCAAAGACTAG
- a CDS encoding SDR family NAD(P)-dependent oxidoreductase yields MNSVQSQGTALVTGASSGIGAVYAERLAARGFDLLLVARDEQRLEAAASKLRSEYGIKVEVLKADLTQKDEVLKLEQRLRSDSSISLLLNNAGVAADGLLANADMEQLERLIQLNVTTVTRLASAAAASFTKAGRGTIINIASVVALFPERFNATYSASKAYVLSLTQSLNTELNGTGVQVQAVLPGVTRTEIWERSGIDASGIPAEMVMDAGEMVDAALAGLDQGELITIPSLPQASEWEAFVAARHVMAPNLSRDKAAARYK; encoded by the coding sequence ATGAATTCAGTCCAGTCTCAAGGCACGGCCCTTGTTACCGGCGCCTCTTCGGGCATCGGGGCGGTTTACGCCGAGCGTTTGGCGGCCCGTGGTTTTGATTTGTTGTTGGTGGCACGCGACGAGCAGCGGCTGGAGGCGGCGGCGAGCAAGCTGCGTTCAGAGTATGGAATCAAGGTCGAAGTGCTCAAGGCAGACCTGACGCAAAAGGATGAAGTGCTCAAACTCGAGCAACGCCTGCGCAGTGATTCCAGTATCAGCCTGTTGCTCAACAACGCCGGCGTCGCGGCCGATGGTTTGTTGGCCAACGCCGATATGGAGCAACTGGAGCGCCTGATTCAGCTCAACGTCACCACGGTTACACGATTGGCCTCGGCCGCAGCCGCTAGTTTTACCAAGGCTGGGCGAGGGACGATCATCAATATCGCGTCGGTAGTCGCCTTGTTCCCTGAGCGGTTCAACGCGACTTACAGCGCCAGCAAGGCGTATGTTCTGAGTCTGACTCAGTCATTGAACACTGAACTCAATGGCACCGGGGTCCAGGTTCAAGCGGTGTTGCCTGGGGTAACACGCACCGAAATCTGGGAGCGTTCCGGTATCGACGCCAGTGGCATACCGGCGGAAATGGTCATGGACGCAGGGGAAATGGTCGACGCTGCCTTGGCTGGTCTGGACCAGGGTGAGTTGATCACCATTCCTTCCTTGCCACAGGCCAGCGAATGGGAAGCCTTTGTTGCGGCCCGTCATGTGATGGCGCCGAACTTGTCCCGAGACAAAGCCGCCGCACGCTATAAGTGA
- a CDS encoding ComEA family DNA-binding protein, producing MRTGYFSSLVFALLTSASIAAIAAPAAKPEAVNAPMVLDVAAKAQGEKIDLNGADAPTLQRELAGVGEAKAKAIVAYRETNGPFASVDELLEVKGIGKAILDRNREKLQVN from the coding sequence ATGCGTACAGGCTATTTCTCCTCCTTGGTTTTTGCACTGCTTACCAGCGCTTCTATCGCGGCGATCGCGGCACCCGCGGCCAAGCCTGAGGCTGTCAATGCACCGATGGTGCTGGACGTTGCCGCCAAGGCGCAGGGCGAAAAAATTGATCTGAACGGTGCGGATGCCCCGACACTGCAGCGCGAACTGGCCGGCGTCGGTGAAGCCAAGGCCAAGGCGATTGTTGCGTATCGTGAGACAAACGGGCCGTTTGCATCCGTGGACGAGTTGCTGGAAGTGAAAGGGATCGGCAAGGCGATTCTGGACAGGAATCGTGAAAAGCTCCAAGTGAACTAA